TGGGTACCGGGATTCCCGGCAGCGTCGAGAACCCGATGACGTGGGGCGATATATTTGCCAAGTTCGATGATTGTGCTCGCGCGGCAATTCATCCGTGGTCGACGGAGACTATAGCCGGAGCGCAAGAGATGGCGCGCAACCTTGAGCAAGTCACAGATGCAACAGCACTCCTCCGATTAGCATGAAATCGTTACACGATGGCTGATCTGCAGAAATTCCTCTGGGGTAGGACCGGCGTGTTCCTGATGGCTACGTTGGCCTGTCTCCTTTGGGGTAGCGCGTTTCCAGCGGTGAAATATGGCTACGCTCTCCTTGATATCGAGGCGGGTGAGACGGCGAGCCAGATAGTCTATGCGGGTTGGCGCTTTGCCTTAGCGGGTGCACTACTCCTGTTTGTTGCCGCAGTGACAGGACAAAAGCCACTTTTGCCGCGGCGTTGGCAGCTTCCGCAGGTTTTTATTCTCGGTCTGTTCCAGACTGCGATTCAATATGCCCTTTTCTACATAGGGGTCGCCCATACGACAGGTGCCAGGTCGTCCATCATGAACTCTACGGGCGTTTTCTTCAGCGTAATTCTAGCGCATTTTATTTATAAGAGCGACCGGCTCGATGCAGGCCGTGTCCTTGGATGCATTGCAGGATTTATCGGTGTGGCTGTCGTCAATCTCGACGGCGGGTTGGATTCCCATTTCAGCTTAAGAGGTGAAGGCTTTATTGCACTTGCCGCGTTCATGCTCGCGGCCTCGTCCATCCTTGGTAAGCACCTCTCTCGCGCGATGAACGCAGCTGTCATGACTGGTTGGCAACTGCTCATTGGTGGCGTCATCCTGACGGTCGCTGGACATCTTCTTGGTGGGGAAGTGGGCTCATGGACCACTGAGGCTGCCTTGCTTCTCGCTTACCTCGTCATGATCTCGTCCGTTTCCTTTTCCGTGTGGGGTTTTCTTCTAAAGCACCATCCGGTCGGAATGATAGCTCCGTTCAAGTTCCTGATACCCGTGTTTGGCATCCTGATTTCGGCATTGCTTCTCAGTGAGGAGGTACTTCGCCCAACCTATTTCTTCGCGTTGTTGTTAGTTTGCGTCGGTGTCTGGCTTGTCACGCGTACCAGGGGGCGAATCATCAGTGAAACAGGATAAGGAGTT
This DNA window, taken from Sphingomonas sp. AP4-R1, encodes the following:
- a CDS encoding DMT family transporter, with the translated sequence MADLQKFLWGRTGVFLMATLACLLWGSAFPAVKYGYALLDIEAGETASQIVYAGWRFALAGALLLFVAAVTGQKPLLPRRWQLPQVFILGLFQTAIQYALFYIGVAHTTGARSSIMNSTGVFFSVILAHFIYKSDRLDAGRVLGCIAGFIGVAVVNLDGGLDSHFSLRGEGFIALAAFMLAASSILGKHLSRAMNAAVMTGWQLLIGGVILTVAGHLLGGEVGSWTTEAALLLAYLVMISSVSFSVWGFLLKHHPVGMIAPFKFLIPVFGILISALLLSEEVLRPTYFFALLLVCVGVWLVTRTRGRIISETG